A stretch of Vanessa cardui chromosome 26, ilVanCard2.1, whole genome shotgun sequence DNA encodes these proteins:
- the LOC124540672 gene encoding pro-resilin-like: MMSIYIVVAVAAFVAAEPPVSKSYLPPSPANRNNGYPQGPAGFAGAPQVIAARSRDQGFGHGGNGVARSSLHDQSAQARLTHSQGYDENAAAFARNAIDVNSEPANYNFGYMVNDFNEGTDFGHHEERLEERAQGQYHVVLPDGRKQTVNYEADEHGFKPQVSYQDTEDLTRSNGYDLNPRSHGNGFNGGHLDHESHY, encoded by the exons ATGATG TCCATATATATCGTTGTGGCTGTAGCAGCCTTCGTGGCGGCGGAACCTCCCGTTTCTAAAAG CTACCTCCCACCCTCGCCAGCCAATCGTAACAATGGATATCCCCAAGGACCAGCTGGTTTCGCAGGGGCTCCCCAGGTGATCGCAGCTAGATCACGCGATCAGGGTTTTGGTCATGGTGGAAATGGAGTTGCTAG AAGCAGTCTCCACGACCAAAGCGCGCAAGCCAGGCTTACTCACTCCCAGGGCTACGATGAGAACGCGGCTGCTTTCGCCAGAAACGCCATTGATGTCAATTCG GAACCAGCGAACTACAACTTTGGATACATGGTCAATGACTTTAACGAAGGCACTGACTTCGGACACCATGAGGAGAGGCTAGAGGAGAGGGCGCAAGGGCAGTACCACGTGGTCTTGCCTGATGGTAGGAAGCAG aCAGTCAATTATGAAGCTGATGAACATGGCTTCAAGCCTCAAGTCTCATACCAAGACACCGAAGACCTGACCCGTTCCAACGGCTACGATTTGAACCCCCGTAGCCATGGCAACGGTTTCAACGGCGGCCATCTTGATCACGAGTCGCACTATTGA